In the genome of Triticum urartu cultivar G1812 chromosome 5, Tu2.1, whole genome shotgun sequence, one region contains:
- the LOC125508861 gene encoding hydroxypyruvate reductase-like, whose amino-acid sequence MAGARSAATRLTHSSLFLLSRAAAAAAPRRTNLPSSSRDYSKMASSVGGNGYSDVTRVLFCGHYWPASTIYTKEYLQNYPFIQVDEVGLEHVPDVIQNYHICVVKNKCIDSDIIAKATKMKIIMQYGVGLEGVDINAATEQKIKVARIPGSTTGNAIACAEMAIYLTLGVLRKQKEMDTAVIQKDLGLPVGETIFGKTILILGFGAIGMEIAKRLRPFGVKILATKRNWSSNTVSCDIDGLVDKKGGPEDMYELAREADIVITCMTLNNESVGIVDHKFLSALKKGSYLINIARGRLLDYTAVFNHLESGHLGGLGIDVAWTEPFDPEDPILKFPNVIITPHVAGITEYSYRTMAKVVGDVALKLHAGEPFTEIEFVN is encoded by the exons ATGGCCGGCGCAAGATCGGCGGCAACCAGGCTCACACACTCTTCGCTATTCCTACTGTCTCGCGCCGCCGCAGCGGCTGCGCCCCGCCGTACCAATCTCCCCTCCTCCTCGAGAG ATTATTCAAAGATGGCTAGTTCAGTTGGAGGCAATGGCTACAGTGATGTTACACGGGTGCTATTCTGTGGCCACTATTGGCCTGCTTCTACTATTTATACGAAGGAGTACTTGCAAAACTATCCATTTATTCAG GTTGACGAAGTAGGCCTTGAGCACGTACCTGATGTTATTCAAAACTACCATATATGTGTAGTGAAAAATAAATGTATAGATTCAGATATCATTGCCAAAGCAACTAAGATGAAGATTATTATGCAGTATGGTGTTGGTTTAGAAG GTGTTGACATAAATGCTGCTACAGAACAGAAAATCAAAGTTGCACGGATACCTGGGAGTACTACAGGAAATGCAATTGCTTGCGCAGAAATGGCTATCTATCTAACTTTAGGTGTTCTGCGGAAGCAA AAGGAAATGGATACTGCTGTCATTCAGAAGGACTTGGGCCTTCCAGTTGGAGAAACAATATTCGGGAAAACA ATACTTATCCTGGGGTTCGGAGCCATTGGCATGGAAATTGCCAAGAGACTAAGACCATTTGGAGTGAAAATTCTTGCTACAAAAAGAAACTGGTCATCAAATACAGTGTCTTGTG ATATTGATGGGCTGGTTGACAAGAAAGGTGGTCCAGAAGATATGTACGAACTCGCTCGAGAAGCTGACATAGTTATAACTTGCATGACGTTAAACAATGAATCA GTTGGGATTGTGGATCACAAGTTCCTGTCAGCTTTGAAAAAG GGATCATATCTCATCAATATTGCCAGAGGACGCCTACTGGACTATACGGCTGTGTTTAATCACCTTGAGTCAGGTCATTTAGGTGGTTTGGGCATTGATGTTGCTTGGACGGAGCCATTCGATCCAGAGGATCCAATTCTGAAATTCCCAAATGTTATTATAACACCACATGTTGCAGGAATCACAGAATACTCTTACAGAACCATGGCAAAG GTTGTTGGTGATGTCGCTCTCAAGCTTCATGCAGGAGAGCCATTCACCGAAATAGAATTTGTGAACTAG